One window of the Candidatus Dependentiae bacterium genome contains the following:
- a CDS encoding ankyrin repeat domain-containing protein, whose protein sequence is MRIKILASLLSVMSVFILSAMDGQAEWCVGLPSDMWFEIVVRLQDPLAEKNINEQIQTLACMRNVSRFFNNLLSVPVMSKILQSVNYEEHLLNKSLFVVIEKNNAAMIWLQALLQAGANKDARDEEQKTPLHEAAQRGHTVYVQELLQIGADKDAKNLLQYTPLHFAASNGDVACVQALLQAGVEVDAREGRKQWTPLCQAVSNGHITCVQELLQAGAEVNTKDSRKKWTPLHVAAKSGYVVCMQALLDAGANKDAENWCLNTPLFVAVINGCTGCVQALLDAGADKDKRYGNYLTLLHVAAQVGHVACVQVLLNAGIDKNAKDNEQWTPLHVAIKGGYVACVQALLDAGAEVNAKANVHVDDWYQITPLHVAAKGGYVACVQALLDAGAEVNARDSYEEMSLHLAATCGHIASVQALLDAGADAYAKNWLKRTPTDIARKLGFIELANMIENYKS, encoded by the coding sequence ATGCGTATCAAAATATTAGCAAGTTTATTGAGCGTTATGTCTGTATTTATACTGAGTGCTATGGACGGGCAAGCAGAGTGGTGTGTGGGATTACCATCTGATATGTGGTTTGAAATTGTGGTTCGATTACAAGATCCGTTGGCAGAAAAAAATATAAATGAACAGATACAAACATTAGCTTGTATGCGAAATGTCAGTAGATTTTTTAATAATTTGTTATCAGTTCCCGTAATGAGCAAGATATTACAAAGTGTGAATTATGAGGAACATCTTTTAAATAAATCTTTATTTGTAGTGATTGAGAAAAATAATGCAGCCATGATTTGGTTACAAGCATTGCTGCAGGCAGGAGCAAATAAAGATGCACGAGATGAAGAGCAAAAAACACCATTACATGAAGCAGCTCAAAGGGGGCATACAGTCTATGTACAAGAATTGCTACAGATAGGAGCAGATAAAGATGCAAAGAATTTGCTTCAATATACACCATTACATTTTGCGGCTAGTAATGGCGATGTAGCATGTGTACAAGCATTGTTACAGGCAGGAGTAGAGGTGGACGCAAGAGAAGGTCGTAAGCAATGGACGCCATTATGTCAAGCGGTTAGTAATGGCCATATAACATGCGTACAAGAATTGCTGCAGGCAGGAGCAGAGGTGAATACAAAAGATAGTAGAAAAAAATGGACGCCATTGCATGTAGCGGCTAAAAGTGGTTATGTGGTATGTATGCAAGCATTGTTGGATGCAGGAGCCAATAAGGATGCAGAAAATTGGTGTTTAAATACGCCATTGTTTGTAGCGGTTATTAATGGTTGTACGGGATGTGTGCAGGCATTGTTGGATGCGGGAGCAGATAAAGATAAAAGGTACGGTAATTATTTAACACTGTTACATGTAGCAGCTCAAGTGGGACATGTAGCATGTGTACAAGTATTGCTGAATGCAGGAATAGATAAAAACGCAAAAGATAATGAACAATGGACACCATTACATGTAGCGATTAAAGGTGGTTATGTAGCATGTGTGCAAGCATTGCTAGATGCAGGAGCAGAGGTAAATGCAAAAGCAAACGTGCATGTAGACGATTGGTATCAAATAACACCGTTGCATGTAGCGGCTAAAGGTGGTTATGTAGCATGTGTACAGGCATTGTTAGATGCAGGAGCAGAGGTGAATGCAAGAGATAGTTATGAAGAAATGTCATTGCATTTGGCAGCTACTTGTGGTCATATAGCGAGTGTGCAAGCATTGTTGGATGCAGGGGCAGATGCATACGCAAAAAATTGGCTAAAACGAACACCTACAGATATAGCCAGGAAACTTGGATTTATTGAGCTTGCGAACATGATAGAAAATTATAAATCATAA
- a CDS encoding ankyrin repeat domain-containing protein, producing the protein MYAFKIFMMGLCVISTLSAMKRTHDTASLEQSEQHIESIELTGGDEQAEWFLGLPRDMWFEVVLRINEPLVEHDIEELKIIKLLTLQSLPESDMFQKGTLARTLKDLASLRATNSFFNKLLSAQLMGGALKEQFSYSPRDWKNTLYKLVEKSAQGTSWLRAFLQVNHDTDYYLMYWAIDAGHEQMLDVLAEHMDIEVRPNGPSDETILYSALGRIPCLQILLKHGVNVNVTNSEGKTPLHTAIIWCSGHKSIPSLLQAGADKDARDNNQWTPLHHAAFHGNVTCVQALLDAGADKDAKDNTGQTPLYKPFSVIYVTYEPLMQSYLACMHTLLQAGADKNTKDNDGNTPLHRAIMLRHRRGAEILLQAGADKNIRNNQGETPVDLVQYRYPDMADILESGNNRISKLMVGFIIGVAGGAVLCEYLF; encoded by the coding sequence ATGTATGCTTTCAAGATATTTATGATGGGATTATGTGTTATATCAACACTGAGCGCAATGAAGCGAACTCATGATACTGCATCATTAGAACAATCAGAGCAACACATTGAGTCAATTGAACTAACAGGTGGAGATGAGCAGGCTGAATGGTTTCTAGGCTTACCACGGGATATGTGGTTTGAAGTTGTACTGCGCATAAATGAGCCTTTGGTGGAACATGATATTGAAGAGTTAAAAATTATTAAATTATTAACGTTACAAAGCTTACCTGAAAGCGATATGTTTCAAAAAGGTACATTAGCAAGAACTCTCAAGGACTTGGCTTCTTTACGAGCTACAAACTCATTTTTCAATAAATTGCTTTCTGCGCAATTAATGGGTGGTGCGTTAAAAGAACAATTCAGTTATTCACCACGAGATTGGAAAAATACATTATACAAATTGGTAGAAAAAAGTGCTCAAGGCACTAGTTGGCTTAGAGCGTTTTTGCAGGTAAACCATGATACGGATTACTATCTCATGTATTGGGCTATTGATGCTGGTCATGAGCAAATGTTAGATGTATTAGCAGAACATATGGATATTGAGGTAAGACCTAATGGTCCTTCTGATGAAACAATATTATATTCTGCATTGGGCAGAATTCCGTGTTTACAGATATTACTTAAGCATGGAGTAAATGTTAATGTAACAAATAGTGAGGGGAAGACTCCTTTACATACTGCAATCATATGGTGTAGTGGTCACAAAAGTATTCCATCATTATTGCAAGCGGGAGCAGATAAAGATGCACGAGATAATAACCAATGGACACCATTACATCATGCAGCTTTTCATGGCAATGTAACGTGTGTACAGGCATTATTAGATGCAGGAGCAGATAAAGATGCAAAAGACAATACAGGACAAACACCATTATATAAACCATTCTCAGTAATATATGTTACTTATGAACCTCTCATGCAAAGTTATTTAGCATGCATGCATACATTGCTACAAGCAGGAGCAGATAAAAATACAAAGGATAATGACGGAAACACGCCATTGCATAGAGCTATTATGTTACGCCATAGACGTGGCGCAGAAATATTGCTACAAGCAGGAGCAGATAAGAATATAAGAAATAATCAAGGTGAAACACCGGTTGATTTGGTTCAATATAGATATCCTGATATGGCAGATATACTAGAGAGTGGTAATAATCGTATATCCAAGCTTATGGTAGGTTTCATTATTGGAGTAGCTGGAGGAGCGGTGTTGTGTGAGTACCTCTTTTGA
- a CDS encoding M3 family metallopeptidase, whose product MRIKMYQVVILLFVGLITFSLGFCTMKKDMPLIDTITSVQQVVHLFPKNPQEISTRTDRYMMQAQKALDAIIAIPHDQRTFINTAKALDDVCGASDLAIGGNMIEVMEHVHPDAAMRQAAHDAALRMQAFWIDQVSNNKKLYEAFKAYVAGNKNKEHLTPEQEYFIEETMKGFRRAGLDLPDTELEQLRTLKKDIAKLCLEFSQNIAVDNTTIVVPQSGLAGLDEDFIASLKKTDDGQYILGVDYPTYFNVIENCAVEDTRKKLAIAFNNRAYPVNAELLKQIITKRDELAKKLGYNSYADYDLDEQMVKSVNRAQQFMDDLLTKSQQKVDQELAQLKRDLPESVTLAADGTIKPWDFSYMQNQYKKKHLAVDERALSEYFPMQKTVDGLFDIYKQFFGIDFKKVPHTQIWHEDVELIEVYSKDGHELLGYIFLDLYPRPNKFSHAAQWGLSPALQRDGKKIPAVVLVVANFPKPTGDKPALLKRSDVNTFFHEFGHALHTVFGRTELASQAGTNVKNDFVELPSQMLEEWLWDRDMLKKVSGHYKTGAPLPDDMIDNILALKTFDSGNFLQRQLVLSKQALHYYMPGADKDPYQIMKDLHDAYRPQFTWMPENHFYASWGHLTGYAAKYYGYMWSKVFALDIFEEIKKHGLLNPEIGQKYINTVIGKGGSADPNELLRNFLGREPNNKAFLKDLGLMQ is encoded by the coding sequence ATGCGTATTAAGATGTATCAGGTAGTTATATTACTTTTTGTTGGATTAATAACATTTAGCTTGGGATTTTGTACCATGAAAAAAGATATGCCGTTAATTGATACGATTACCAGTGTGCAACAGGTAGTACATTTATTTCCAAAAAATCCGCAAGAAATAAGTACCAGAACTGATCGCTACATGATGCAGGCACAAAAAGCATTAGATGCTATTATTGCAATTCCTCATGATCAACGTACGTTTATAAATACGGCCAAAGCATTAGATGATGTATGTGGCGCATCTGATTTGGCAATAGGCGGCAACATGATTGAAGTTATGGAGCATGTACATCCGGATGCAGCAATGCGTCAAGCAGCGCATGATGCAGCATTGCGCATGCAAGCGTTTTGGATTGATCAGGTAAGTAATAATAAAAAACTATATGAAGCGTTTAAAGCATATGTTGCAGGTAATAAAAACAAAGAGCATCTGACTCCTGAGCAAGAATATTTTATTGAAGAAACGATGAAAGGCTTCAGACGCGCGGGGCTTGATTTACCTGATACCGAACTTGAACAATTGCGTACATTAAAAAAAGATATTGCAAAGTTATGTTTAGAATTTTCCCAAAATATTGCAGTGGACAATACAACTATTGTGGTTCCTCAATCGGGTCTTGCAGGCTTGGATGAAGATTTTATTGCAAGTCTTAAAAAAACTGATGATGGGCAGTACATCTTGGGCGTAGATTACCCAACGTACTTTAATGTCATAGAAAATTGTGCCGTAGAAGATACGCGTAAAAAACTTGCTATAGCGTTTAATAATCGTGCATACCCAGTCAATGCAGAATTGCTCAAACAGATTATTACAAAGCGTGATGAGTTGGCAAAAAAGTTAGGCTATAACAGTTATGCTGATTATGATTTGGATGAGCAAATGGTCAAATCGGTTAATCGAGCACAACAATTTATGGATGATTTATTGACGAAATCGCAGCAAAAAGTTGATCAAGAACTTGCGCAGCTCAAACGTGACTTGCCTGAGTCAGTAACATTAGCAGCTGATGGTACCATCAAGCCATGGGATTTTAGCTATATGCAAAATCAATATAAAAAGAAGCACCTTGCTGTTGATGAACGTGCCTTATCTGAATACTTTCCTATGCAAAAGACGGTTGATGGTTTGTTTGATATTTATAAACAGTTTTTTGGTATTGATTTCAAAAAAGTGCCTCATACTCAAATTTGGCATGAAGATGTAGAGCTTATTGAGGTATATAGCAAAGATGGTCATGAATTGTTGGGTTATATTTTCTTAGATTTATACCCACGCCCAAATAAATTTAGCCATGCAGCACAGTGGGGGCTAAGTCCCGCTCTCCAGCGTGATGGTAAGAAGATTCCTGCGGTGGTGTTGGTAGTGGCAAATTTTCCTAAACCAACTGGTGATAAACCAGCATTACTCAAACGCAGTGATGTTAATACATTTTTCCATGAGTTTGGACATGCGCTGCATACGGTATTTGGTAGAACAGAACTTGCATCACAAGCCGGCACCAATGTAAAGAATGATTTTGTTGAATTGCCATCACAAATGCTTGAAGAATGGTTGTGGGATCGTGATATGCTCAAAAAAGTGAGTGGTCACTACAAAACCGGTGCGCCATTACCTGATGACATGATTGATAATATTCTTGCACTCAAGACGTTTGATTCTGGTAATTTCTTGCAGCGACAATTAGTGCTGTCTAAGCAAGCGTTGCATTATTATATGCCCGGTGCAGACAAAGATCCTTATCAAATCATGAAGGATTTGCATGATGCATACCGTCCACAGTTTACCTGGATGCCGGAAAATCACTTTTATGCTTCTTGGGGGCATTTGACGGGATATGCGGCAAAATATTATGGCTACATGTGGTCGAAGGTGTTTGCGCTTGATATTTTTGAAGAAATAAAAAAACATGGGTTGCTTAACCCTGAAATAGGCCAAAAATATATCAATACAGTGATTGGCAAAGGTGGTAGTGCTGATCCAAATGAATTGCTCAGAAATTTTCTGGGACGCGAGCCAAATAATAAAGCGTTTTTAAAAGATTTGGGATTGATGCAGTAG
- a CDS encoding mechanosensitive ion channel, with translation MKNLIHIFSIVMILVPSVSVSMGANDLLSQAGSTLRTAGEKIFVDVIEEKKQKRAELQKEKTTLEQATDKFQLDTSEQLQVLDQEITQVKTELRRNPVDDFFNKKLTILNELYQGIKDLQKAREELISILDEHIKLLSTYLEDTDFSRFKKDHKFKDYLIYYSFDDLHQLHQSILDQERRVAQLTEQINNAKTELGHRKQSAAAAAQVFKQKREELERFPKEFEPEANEQENLTLINLEERLFSIRNQLDELRLREILQKIALFETKKFIAEGQLRILKDEFRRIKPAIRVSEADVANAKQELANKRKKHLAMQDVYRQRLGVVLADKQEKSNTLEVMSKRFNVPLGADLDAWRIEPQQTVASYLGVCQVGAMNAYILLLETKRRLLDLQSTIETVISNNEAIQLQVKESFHKLNSGAFSSEDAIAQELKKYDAPRSEAKANITLYRTEIQNIDEQLEGQKKILDVIAQLRKNIQDNQSRIFKHAGKEYLTCIEMLARAERSVKERIDLLKLLNSIYGEGIDAAERTIRQINFIIAEMNAITIWYRPEYAISWEGVKNIVKDVEVFFTDVYTYLRRISFESIVEIVQDTIENPYNTLFILLKLLILVVGLFVVRLCITPVVALLMRMHTGGIIRVLSMMLIVLLKFIHTYFVSITIWVVLLAAIMTQFVLDPYIYILFYLGSIPYLLVLSNCFIRFMSTFNKQEQYPILSQEFERRFMIVFSTLLYATIIIFLFREAFEVFRWIRDYQSELASILFAINYIIFQIGLIFLISKEQILNVLPDNNNFSHWVRDQVDRYYALLLLAVITIIVMINPYVGFGSLVWYLLKGIFLTSLLAAGLFWLYGVFKNVASRVFFAREDEIVRERFSHAKTWFGLLIITLFICVGILGIVLNAYIWGWPLGLKDVGSWLSEPLIPGVTPPITVMSILKLITFVLGGLLVSYALNRFVLDKIFDLLLVDMGVQHTVTSISRYLIVIATVFLGLQNVGLGNLVIWIVGALALGVGWILKEPISDFVGYFIILVQRPLKIGDFIQIDENTLGVVRKITPRSIVLRRKNSTTIVVPNSYVINHAIVNWNYVRKFIAFNDILIVIDYAHDPAFVLQVLTEAVESHPKVLKNPRPIVRLDDFSEYGYKFMVRGFLSDVYTLDQWVIASDVRILIVKKLQEHGIDIAVPVRRYVSVVQPGIGEKPGIPENGRISEGKGMKE, from the coding sequence ATGAAAAATTTGATACATATTTTTTCGATAGTAATGATATTGGTACCTAGTGTTAGTGTGTCCATGGGGGCAAATGATTTACTCAGCCAGGCGGGATCAACGTTGCGTACAGCCGGTGAGAAAATTTTTGTTGATGTGATAGAAGAAAAAAAACAAAAACGTGCCGAACTTCAAAAAGAAAAAACTACCTTAGAACAAGCGACAGATAAATTCCAGCTTGATACCAGTGAGCAGTTACAAGTACTTGATCAAGAAATTACACAAGTCAAAACAGAATTACGCCGTAATCCTGTTGATGATTTTTTTAACAAAAAACTAACTATACTCAATGAATTATACCAAGGTATTAAAGATCTGCAGAAAGCACGCGAAGAGTTGATCTCTATCTTGGATGAGCACATTAAATTATTGTCCACATATCTTGAAGATACTGATTTTAGTCGATTTAAAAAAGATCATAAGTTTAAAGACTACCTTATTTATTACTCATTTGATGATTTACACCAATTGCACCAATCTATTTTGGATCAAGAACGCCGTGTTGCACAGTTAACTGAGCAAATAAATAATGCAAAAACAGAGCTTGGTCATCGCAAGCAAAGTGCAGCGGCAGCAGCACAGGTCTTTAAACAAAAACGAGAAGAACTAGAGCGATTTCCAAAAGAGTTTGAACCTGAGGCTAATGAGCAAGAAAACCTTACTTTAATTAATCTTGAAGAACGCTTGTTTAGTATTCGTAATCAACTTGATGAGTTGCGTTTACGTGAAATTCTGCAAAAAATTGCATTATTTGAAACAAAAAAATTTATAGCAGAAGGTCAGCTGCGTATATTGAAAGATGAGTTTAGGCGTATCAAGCCGGCAATTCGTGTGAGTGAAGCAGATGTTGCGAATGCCAAACAAGAACTTGCAAATAAGCGCAAAAAACATCTTGCCATGCAAGATGTGTATCGCCAGCGGTTAGGAGTAGTGCTGGCAGATAAACAAGAAAAGAGTAATACGCTCGAAGTAATGAGCAAACGGTTCAATGTGCCATTGGGTGCAGATCTTGATGCATGGCGTATAGAGCCGCAACAAACAGTGGCATCTTATTTGGGAGTTTGCCAAGTTGGTGCAATGAATGCGTACATACTATTACTTGAAACAAAACGACGCTTACTTGATTTGCAGAGTACCATAGAAACAGTTATTTCCAATAATGAGGCAATTCAGTTACAAGTCAAAGAGTCATTCCACAAATTGAACAGTGGTGCTTTTTCTTCCGAAGATGCAATTGCTCAAGAGCTAAAAAAATATGATGCACCACGGTCAGAAGCAAAAGCAAATATTACCTTGTATCGTACCGAGATACAAAATATAGATGAGCAGCTTGAAGGGCAAAAGAAAATTCTCGATGTTATTGCGCAGTTGCGTAAAAATATTCAAGACAATCAATCGCGTATATTCAAGCATGCAGGTAAAGAATATCTTACCTGCATAGAAATGCTTGCTCGAGCAGAGCGTTCGGTAAAAGAGCGTATTGATTTACTCAAGTTATTGAACAGTATTTATGGTGAAGGCATAGATGCTGCTGAACGTACCATTCGTCAAATTAACTTTATTATTGCAGAAATGAATGCAATCACTATTTGGTATCGCCCCGAATATGCAATTTCATGGGAAGGTGTCAAAAATATTGTCAAAGATGTAGAAGTTTTCTTTACCGATGTGTACACCTATTTACGACGTATTAGCTTTGAGTCAATTGTTGAGATAGTGCAAGACACGATAGAAAATCCATATAATACCTTGTTTATTCTTTTGAAATTATTAATTTTAGTTGTTGGATTATTTGTAGTTCGTCTGTGTATCACGCCGGTAGTTGCGCTACTTATGCGCATGCATACGGGTGGTATTATACGCGTACTGAGTATGATGCTTATTGTGCTACTTAAGTTTATACATACCTATTTTGTGAGCATAACAATTTGGGTAGTATTACTTGCCGCTATTATGACGCAGTTTGTATTAGACCCATACATATATATATTGTTTTATTTGGGATCTATTCCTTATTTGCTTGTATTGTCAAATTGCTTTATTCGCTTTATGTCTACGTTTAATAAACAAGAGCAGTATCCAATTTTGAGCCAAGAATTTGAACGTCGGTTTATGATAGTTTTTTCTACGCTATTATATGCGACTATTATTATTTTCTTATTTCGTGAAGCATTTGAAGTTTTCCGCTGGATTAGAGATTATCAATCAGAGTTAGCAAGTATTTTGTTTGCTATAAATTATATTATTTTCCAGATCGGTTTAATTTTCTTAATATCCAAAGAACAAATACTCAATGTATTACCTGACAATAATAATTTTAGCCATTGGGTGCGAGATCAAGTTGATAGATATTATGCATTGTTACTGTTAGCAGTAATTACTATTATTGTAATGATCAATCCATACGTAGGTTTTGGAAGTTTGGTCTGGTATTTGCTCAAAGGCATATTCTTGACCAGTTTGCTTGCTGCAGGATTGTTCTGGCTATATGGTGTGTTCAAAAATGTTGCATCACGGGTGTTTTTTGCGCGTGAAGATGAAATTGTACGTGAGCGATTTTCTCATGCAAAGACATGGTTTGGTTTACTTATTATCACCTTATTTATATGTGTAGGTATACTCGGTATTGTACTTAATGCATATATATGGGGGTGGCCACTGGGGCTCAAAGATGTCGGCAGCTGGCTGAGTGAACCGCTTATACCTGGCGTTACGCCACCAATTACCGTAATGTCGATTCTCAAACTTATTACGTTTGTGTTGGGAGGGTTACTCGTATCATATGCGCTCAATCGTTTTGTGCTTGATAAAATATTTGATTTGCTTCTTGTTGATATGGGTGTACAACACACGGTTACCAGTATATCTCGGTATCTGATTGTTATTGCTACCGTGTTTCTTGGCTTACAGAATGTTGGCCTTGGGAATCTTGTCATTTGGATTGTGGGTGCATTGGCACTTGGGGTTGGTTGGATATTAAAAGAACCAATCAGTGATTTTGTTGGTTATTTTATAATTTTAGTACAGCGTCCACTTAAAATTGGTGATTTTATTCAAATAGATGAAAATACGCTTGGCGTGGTACGTAAAATTACACCACGATCTATTGTTTTACGCAGAAAAAATAGCACAACCATTGTAGTTCCTAATTCATATGTTATTAATCATGCAATAGTAAACTGGAACTATGTACGTAAATTTATTGCGTTTAATGACATTCTTATTGTTATTGATTATGCACATGATCCTGCTTTTGTGCTGCAAGTACTTACCGAGGCTGTTGAGTCCCATCCAAAAGTATTGAAAAATCCGCGGCCGATTGTACGTCTTGATGATTTTTCTGAATATGGATATAAATTCATGGTGCGTGGTTTTTTGAGTGATGTGTATACGTTGGATCAATGGGTTATTGCAAGCGATGTACGTATTTTGATCGTCAAAAAATTACAGGAACATGGTATTGATATTGCAGTACCGGTGCGTCGTTATGTATCAGTCGTACAACCGGGTATTGGAGAAAAACCAGGTATTCCTGAAAATGGCAGAATATCAGAAGGTAAAGGCATGAAAGAGTAA